Proteins encoded in a region of the Isosphaeraceae bacterium EP7 genome:
- a CDS encoding DUF1501 domain-containing protein produces the protein MARPDFLRGGGNLLTRRSFVQVGCSGYLGLGLPGLLAARGASAATGKGGRPKSVILILMSGGLGQHDSFDMKPDAPEGIRGEFKPIDTAVPGIQMCEHLPGLASQAKKLAIVRTMSHPEGNHLLAVHRVLTGQVSSPRGASDLDRVASRDDFPCYGAVLDSMGGSRGEGVPNGVALPVRLVEGPLTWPGQDAGFLGSRHDPWQLKIDPNKPESRDDSLSLAEGLDSPRLHRRRHLMSQAAPMPAGDAFVDQQDAALAMLSSGRVGKALDLEREDPKQLDRYGRHLFGRSLLMARRLVEAGVPIVQATMGIVQTWDTHTDNFPRLKNALLPPLDRAVSALLDDLEVRGMLDDTLVVLLGEFGRTPKIAELTPGAVPGRDHWPAVFPAVFAGGGVVGGQVIGKSDKMGAFPVTRAFSPTDLAATIYGALGVDPASEVRDRLGRPLRICTGERIEPLYTAASV, from the coding sequence ATGGCCCGACCTGACTTCCTCCGCGGCGGGGGCAACCTGCTGACTCGTCGTTCGTTCGTTCAGGTCGGCTGTTCTGGCTACCTAGGGCTGGGTTTGCCCGGCCTGCTGGCGGCGCGCGGGGCCAGTGCAGCGACGGGCAAAGGGGGCCGGCCCAAGTCGGTGATCCTGATCCTGATGAGCGGCGGGCTGGGCCAGCACGACTCGTTCGACATGAAGCCCGACGCCCCCGAGGGGATCCGAGGCGAGTTCAAGCCGATCGACACGGCCGTGCCGGGCATCCAGATGTGCGAGCACCTGCCGGGCCTCGCCTCGCAGGCCAAGAAGCTGGCGATCGTCAGGACGATGTCGCACCCCGAGGGGAACCACCTGCTGGCGGTGCACCGGGTGCTGACCGGCCAGGTGAGCAGCCCGCGCGGGGCGAGCGACCTGGACCGTGTGGCGTCTCGCGACGACTTCCCCTGCTATGGCGCGGTGCTCGACAGCATGGGCGGGAGCCGGGGCGAGGGGGTTCCCAACGGCGTTGCGCTGCCGGTCAGGCTGGTGGAAGGGCCGCTGACCTGGCCCGGCCAGGACGCCGGGTTCCTCGGCTCGCGGCACGACCCCTGGCAGCTCAAGATCGACCCCAACAAGCCCGAATCACGCGACGACAGCCTGTCGCTGGCCGAAGGGCTGGACAGCCCACGCCTGCACCGCCGCCGCCACCTGATGAGCCAGGCGGCGCCGATGCCCGCGGGCGACGCCTTCGTCGACCAGCAAGACGCCGCGCTGGCCATGCTCTCCAGCGGCCGGGTGGGCAAGGCGCTCGACCTCGAGCGCGAAGACCCGAAGCAACTCGACCGCTACGGCCGCCACCTCTTCGGCAGGTCGCTGCTGATGGCCCGCCGCCTGGTCGAGGCCGGTGTGCCGATCGTGCAGGCGACGATGGGAATTGTGCAGACCTGGGACACGCACACCGACAACTTCCCCCGACTGAAGAACGCCCTGCTGCCGCCGCTGGACCGCGCGGTCTCGGCCCTGCTGGACGACCTGGAAGTGCGCGGGATGCTGGACGACACCCTGGTGGTGCTGCTGGGCGAGTTCGGCCGGACGCCGAAGATCGCCGAGCTGACGCCGGGCGCCGTGCCGGGCCGCGACCACTGGCCGGCGGTCTTCCCGGCCGTCTTCGCCGGCGGCGGCGTGGTGGGCGGTCAGGTCATCGGCAAGTCGGACAAGATGGGCGCCTTCCCCGTCACCCGCGCCTTCAGCCCGACCGACCTTGCCGCGACGATCTATGGCGCCCTGGGCGTCGATCCCGCCTCCGAAGTGCGCGACCGCCTGGGCCGCCCGCTGCGGATCTGCACCGGCGAGCGCATCGAGCCGCTGTACACCGCCGCGTCGGTCTGA
- a CDS encoding RbsD/FucU family protein produces MLNHRLIHPKINEVLARAGHHSMVLIADGNYPASTKKGPNAELVSLNLAPGLVTCAQVLEVLLTAAPFDAVHTMMYESSDPYTLDADPPVWDEYRDVIRRAGLPLTLDPIKKWDFYEAVITPDHVLTIQTGDQQRFANILLSIGVRMD; encoded by the coding sequence ATGCTCAACCACCGGCTCATCCACCCGAAGATCAACGAGGTTCTCGCACGCGCGGGTCACCACTCGATGGTCCTGATCGCCGACGGCAACTATCCGGCCTCGACCAAGAAGGGCCCCAACGCCGAGCTGGTCAGCCTGAACCTGGCCCCGGGCCTGGTGACCTGCGCCCAGGTGCTGGAGGTCCTCCTGACCGCCGCCCCGTTCGACGCGGTGCACACCATGATGTACGAATCCTCCGATCCGTACACGCTCGACGCCGACCCCCCGGTCTGGGACGAGTACCGCGACGTGATCCGCCGGGCCGGCCTTCCCTTGACCCTGGATCCGATCAAGAAGTGGGATTTCTACGAGGCGGTCATCACGCCCGACCATGTCCTGACGATCCAGACCGGCGACCAGCAGCGATTCGCCAATATCCTGCTCTCCATCGGTGTGCGGATGGACTGA
- a CDS encoding DUF1501 domain-containing protein: MLSISGGRPVRACDGATRREVLRVGGLSLFGSMTLPRLLQARQLAPAPRSGRAKSIVLVNLFGGPSHIDTFDMKPDAPAEVRGPFKAISTSLPGVSICEHMPKLAKWMHKASLIRSVTHGYNSHNPYAMLTGFTGGDDRENYYAKRSDHPGVAAVCQQQGLGPRDLPASVFLPSHPGYSQGLRRAGPYGGYLGGQFDPMFSGCDPKFDREFNQDAEFYNPISPKGEPRLPSLDEMPGLTPIRLSGRSSLLGEMDRHLSVLDRSREFVAMDHVRAKAMELITSSRARAAFDLSRETEATRARYGTSLFGTSMLVARKLVEAEVPFVAVTTESRGAGHWDAHEKNFSMLQDFNLPNLDEIVTPLLEDLETRGLLDSTLVVVMGEMGRSPKVNGKGGRDHWPQCGFALLLGGGVKEGCVVGSSDRMGGLPRDRPVTPGDLVATMYQLLGIDPTLMLPDLTGRPIHIAHGGEPISEILA, translated from the coding sequence ATGCTCTCGATTTCTGGGGGCCGCCCCGTGCGGGCCTGTGACGGTGCCACCAGGCGCGAAGTGCTGCGGGTCGGCGGGCTCTCGCTGTTCGGCTCGATGACTCTGCCGAGGCTCTTGCAGGCTCGACAACTGGCCCCGGCTCCACGGAGCGGACGGGCCAAGTCGATCGTCCTGGTGAACCTGTTCGGCGGGCCCAGCCACATCGACACGTTCGACATGAAGCCCGATGCGCCGGCGGAGGTCCGCGGGCCGTTCAAGGCCATCTCCACCAGCCTGCCCGGCGTCTCGATCTGCGAGCACATGCCGAAGCTGGCGAAGTGGATGCACAAGGCCTCGCTCATCCGGTCGGTGACGCACGGCTACAACAGCCACAACCCGTACGCGATGCTGACGGGCTTCACCGGCGGCGACGACCGCGAGAATTATTACGCCAAGCGCAGCGACCATCCGGGCGTGGCGGCCGTCTGCCAGCAGCAGGGGCTGGGCCCGCGCGACCTGCCCGCGTCGGTCTTCCTGCCGTCCCACCCCGGGTACAGCCAGGGCTTGCGCCGGGCCGGGCCGTATGGGGGCTACCTCGGCGGCCAGTTCGACCCGATGTTCTCGGGGTGCGACCCGAAGTTCGACCGCGAGTTCAACCAGGATGCCGAGTTCTACAACCCGATCTCGCCCAAGGGGGAGCCTCGGCTCCCCTCGTTGGACGAGATGCCCGGCCTGACCCCCATCCGCCTGAGCGGCCGGAGCAGCCTGCTGGGGGAGATGGACAGGCACCTGTCGGTCCTGGATCGGTCGCGCGAGTTCGTCGCGATGGACCACGTCCGGGCCAAGGCGATGGAGCTGATCACCTCCAGCCGAGCCCGCGCCGCCTTCGACCTGAGCCGGGAGACCGAGGCCACGCGGGCTCGCTACGGGACCTCGCTGTTCGGCACGAGCATGCTGGTCGCCCGCAAGTTGGTCGAGGCCGAGGTGCCGTTCGTGGCGGTGACCACCGAGTCTCGGGGCGCGGGCCACTGGGACGCGCACGAGAAGAATTTCTCGATGCTGCAAGATTTCAACCTGCCCAACCTCGACGAGATCGTCACGCCACTGCTGGAAGACCTCGAGACCCGAGGCCTGCTGGACAGCACGCTCGTCGTCGTGATGGGCGAGATGGGGCGTTCGCCCAAGGTGAACGGCAAAGGGGGCCGCGACCACTGGCCGCAGTGCGGCTTCGCGCTGCTTCTCGGCGGTGGCGTGAAGGAGGGCTGCGTCGTCGGCTCCAGCGACCGCATGGGCGGACTGCCGAGGGACCGGCCGGTGACGCCCGGCGACCTGGTGGCGACCATGTACCAGCTCCTGGGCATCGACCCGACCCTGATGCTGCCGGACCTCACCGGCCGGCCGATCCACATCGCCCACGGCGGCGAACCGATCTCCGAGATCCTGGCCTGA
- a CDS encoding PEP-CTERM sorting domain-containing protein (PEP-CTERM proteins occur, often in large numbers, in the proteomes of bacteria that also encode an exosortase, a predicted intramembrane cysteine proteinase. The presence of a PEP-CTERM domain at a protein's C-terminus predicts cleavage within the sorting domain, followed by covalent anchoring to some some component of the (usually Gram-negative) cell surface. Many PEP-CTERM proteins exhibit an unusual sequence composition that includes large numbers of potential glycosylation sites. Expression of one such protein has been shown restore the ability of a bacterium to form floc, a type of biofilm.), which produces MFASRSRVFRLFSLAFLGLFAVTPARAEPIVPGSFTVSVFNQQSIELFAGTPFNPGTDPFTVTVLASGSLTVKYSAQVGNVINIDVSARLSGVFPSPLQPIPFEILAGTPDLPPSLGVISNVVQNPNDPGFATGSASSFVSGDSSTVSFFKQVLPDGTTIYSDPDPAAIFTASLTGLPYPVGTTFVSPERLNLYLQLGPGFDPTRDLLIGQSFNRSLTVVPEPSSVLMVLTGMGVLAGASIKKSAS; this is translated from the coding sequence ATGTTTGCCTCTCGCTCGCGAGTCTTTCGCCTCTTCTCCCTTGCGTTTCTGGGATTATTCGCCGTCACGCCGGCCCGGGCCGAGCCAATCGTGCCCGGTAGCTTTACGGTTTCGGTCTTCAATCAGCAGTCCATCGAACTCTTCGCCGGGACACCGTTCAACCCGGGCACAGACCCCTTCACCGTGACCGTCCTGGCGAGCGGCAGTTTGACTGTGAAATATTCGGCGCAGGTCGGCAACGTGATCAACATCGATGTGTCGGCCCGCCTGTCGGGAGTCTTCCCATCACCGTTACAGCCGATCCCGTTCGAAATTCTGGCCGGAACGCCCGACCTCCCGCCGAGCTTAGGCGTCATCTCGAACGTCGTGCAGAATCCCAATGATCCCGGCTTCGCCACCGGCTCCGCCTCGAGCTTCGTCTCGGGAGATTCCAGCACGGTCTCCTTCTTCAAGCAGGTCCTCCCCGACGGGACGACGATTTACAGCGACCCGGACCCGGCCGCGATCTTCACCGCGAGCCTGACCGGTTTGCCGTATCCGGTGGGAACGACCTTCGTCAGCCCCGAGCGTCTCAACCTCTACCTCCAGCTAGGTCCCGGGTTCGATCCGACGAGAGACCTGCTCATCGGCCAGAGCTTTAATCGATCCCTGACTGTCGTACCGGAGCCATCGTCGGTGTTGATGGTGCTGACCGGCATGGGGGTGCTCGCCGGCGCATCGATTAAAAAATCAGCATCCTAG
- a CDS encoding DUF1569 domain-containing protein — MTAGRRSLQFQTLDDVMADAERLLAGHETVGQWSLAQIFLHLSTVMRKVVDLPASTPVDPAALLDAETKRRVLEDGILPEGLPKPPAFEPTDAGNPRDEAEGLRAAIAHYKSKGGPVAPHRLFGPLSKAEWERLQCVHCAHHMSFAVPKEG; from the coding sequence ATGACGGCCGGACGACGCTCGCTCCAATTCCAGACGCTCGACGACGTGATGGCCGACGCTGAGCGGCTGCTTGCCGGCCACGAGACCGTCGGCCAGTGGTCGCTTGCGCAAATCTTCCTGCACCTGTCCACCGTGATGCGCAAGGTCGTCGACCTGCCCGCCTCGACGCCGGTTGATCCCGCGGCGCTCCTCGACGCGGAGACCAAACGCCGGGTCCTCGAAGACGGGATCCTCCCCGAAGGCCTGCCGAAACCCCCCGCCTTCGAGCCGACCGATGCGGGCAACCCCCGCGACGAGGCCGAGGGCCTGAGGGCTGCCATCGCCCACTACAAGTCGAAGGGAGGCCCCGTCGCCCCCCACCGCCTCTTCGGCCCCCTGAGCAAGGCTGAGTGGGAACGCCTCCAGTGCGTCCACTGCGCCCACCACATGAGCTTCGCAGTGCCCAAGGAAGGTTGA
- a CDS encoding glyoxalase superfamily protein, whose translation MSEPEFLRAIPVLRIFDEAKAKAFYVDFLGFRVDWEHRFAPEAPLFLQVSRSGLLLHLSEHHGDACPGSATTIITNGLDAFHAEITTKNNPFMKPGIEHEPWDARALTVIDPFGNRLLFREPNQNATLAAFAG comes from the coding sequence ATGTCCGAGCCGGAATTCCTCAGGGCGATCCCCGTCCTCCGCATCTTCGACGAGGCCAAGGCGAAGGCCTTCTACGTCGACTTCCTCGGCTTCCGGGTCGACTGGGAGCACCGCTTCGCCCCCGAGGCCCCGCTCTTCCTCCAGGTCTCCCGATCCGGCCTCCTCCTCCACCTCTCCGAGCACCACGGCGACGCCTGCCCCGGCAGCGCCACGACGATCATCACGAACGGACTGGACGCCTTCCACGCCGAGATCACCACCAAGAACAACCCGTTCATGAAGCCCGGCATCGAGCACGAGCCGTGGGACGCCCGGGCCCTGACCGTCATCGATCCCTTCGGCAACCGCCTCCTCTTCCGCGAGCCCAACCAGAACGCCACCCTCGCCGCCTTCGCCGGCTGA
- a CDS encoding sigma-70 family RNA polymerase sigma factor: MAIGDNPATSRQLLTLLTLGTTRGLTDGQLLEHFCTSRGDPAELAFAALVDRHGPMVLRTCRAVLGNEPDAHDAFQATFLVLARRAHRLWIKDSLAPWIHEVAHRTATCARSANGRRRRLEARATEARTYSDPTREATLAEQSQVLHAELARLPDRDRAPLVLCDLEGQTHEQAARHLGWPIGTVKSRLTRARDRLKLRLIRRGLSPLVPLAVDLPVVPPSLLKSTVTLATRFAASRTLPLGLATTLTWEVLRAMTILRSLKAAAVLTLMTATATGVVHLALAGPSDGGQGQAESPKNEPSVARAEAKADTEVSVAKLGTLQPTLKARGIVEATAPISVDNPIAGISSIASIVPDGTRVKKGDVVGKLVNPTTEERLAALTREVKTADSGVAKSTLEREIAEIAVVEYRDGNYKAELEGLKAEVALAKSTLTLAEERLEVLKAVQQAGAKALAARTDPTPTDFLAKLELDDRAAEALPNLERAKSRFERAMTKLDILQKYSKRSVVKKLELEVFKAKITEDEAKSALESAEGKKKEAEARMEAGTVTLTAPADGRVFHSNDPNKISEGPTIGVGARVRERQLLFNIMRPDDPMRLNFKVPESIVDRVVLGQKVLVQIDAYSGQSVSAVIASVAPRPDPSTFNSDGRKVYTTLVKLEAGLDGLRPGMTAGTEISLGEKKNAVLIPILSVVNRKGKPHVAVKNPAGGFDWREVTTGLDDGEQIEIGPELKAGEIVSSQPTTLMSDEEKREADEATKPSRPSQRPSGRRPLSRPEQN; encoded by the coding sequence TTGGCAATCGGCGACAACCCGGCCACATCCAGGCAGCTCCTCACCCTGCTGACCCTGGGCACCACCCGGGGGCTGACCGACGGCCAGCTCCTGGAGCATTTCTGCACCTCGCGCGGCGACCCTGCCGAGCTCGCCTTCGCGGCGCTCGTCGACCGCCACGGCCCGATGGTCCTGCGCACCTGCCGCGCGGTCCTGGGCAACGAGCCCGATGCCCACGACGCCTTCCAGGCCACCTTCCTCGTCCTGGCCCGCCGCGCCCATCGCCTCTGGATCAAGGACTCGCTCGCCCCCTGGATCCACGAAGTCGCCCACCGGACCGCCACCTGCGCCCGTTCCGCCAACGGCCGCCGCCGTCGCCTGGAAGCCCGCGCCACCGAGGCCAGGACCTATTCCGATCCGACCCGCGAGGCCACCCTCGCCGAGCAATCCCAAGTCCTGCACGCCGAGCTCGCCCGCCTCCCCGACCGCGATCGGGCTCCGCTCGTCCTCTGCGACCTCGAAGGCCAGACCCACGAGCAGGCCGCCCGTCACCTGGGCTGGCCCATCGGCACCGTCAAGAGCCGCCTCACTCGTGCCCGCGATCGCCTGAAACTGAGGTTGATCCGACGGGGCCTGTCCCCGCTCGTCCCCCTCGCCGTCGACCTGCCCGTTGTCCCGCCATCATTGCTGAAATCCACCGTCACCCTGGCCACCCGCTTCGCCGCGTCTCGAACGCTCCCCCTCGGCCTCGCCACAACCCTGACCTGGGAGGTCCTCCGCGCCATGACCATCCTCCGATCCCTGAAAGCCGCCGCCGTCCTCACCCTCATGACGGCCACCGCCACCGGAGTCGTCCACCTCGCCCTCGCCGGCCCTTCCGACGGCGGGCAGGGTCAGGCTGAAAGCCCGAAGAATGAGCCTTCCGTTGCCCGCGCCGAAGCCAAGGCGGACACCGAAGTCTCAGTCGCCAAGCTCGGAACGCTCCAGCCCACCCTGAAAGCCCGAGGAATCGTCGAGGCGACAGCCCCCATCTCGGTGGACAATCCGATCGCGGGCATCTCATCAATCGCCTCGATCGTCCCCGATGGGACGCGCGTCAAGAAGGGAGACGTCGTCGGCAAGCTTGTGAATCCGACCACCGAGGAACGCCTTGCCGCCCTGACTCGCGAAGTGAAAACAGCGGACTCTGGCGTTGCCAAAAGCACCCTTGAGCGCGAAATCGCCGAGATCGCCGTGGTGGAGTATCGGGACGGAAACTACAAAGCTGAGCTTGAAGGCTTGAAAGCTGAAGTCGCCCTGGCCAAATCCACGCTGACTTTGGCCGAAGAACGCCTGGAAGTTCTAAAAGCAGTCCAGCAGGCGGGAGCCAAAGCGCTTGCCGCAAGGACGGATCCAACTCCCACCGATTTCTTGGCCAAACTCGAACTCGACGATCGTGCGGCCGAGGCCCTCCCCAACCTCGAACGCGCAAAATCCCGCTTCGAACGGGCCATGACGAAGCTGGATATCCTGCAGAAATACAGCAAGAGATCGGTCGTCAAAAAACTCGAACTCGAAGTCTTCAAGGCGAAAATCACCGAGGACGAGGCGAAGTCGGCCCTGGAATCCGCGGAGGGAAAAAAGAAGGAGGCGGAAGCCCGAATGGAGGCCGGGACGGTCACGCTCACCGCCCCCGCCGACGGTCGAGTCTTCCACTCCAATGATCCGAACAAAATCAGCGAGGGTCCGACGATCGGCGTCGGTGCAAGGGTCCGCGAGCGGCAGCTCCTCTTCAATATCATGCGCCCAGACGACCCCATGCGGCTCAACTTCAAGGTCCCCGAATCGATCGTCGACCGCGTCGTCCTCGGCCAGAAAGTCCTCGTCCAAATCGATGCTTACTCTGGCCAGTCCGTCTCGGCGGTTATCGCCAGCGTGGCCCCGCGACCCGACCCGAGCACGTTCAACTCGGACGGCAGGAAGGTCTACACGACCCTGGTCAAACTCGAAGCCGGCCTCGACGGCCTTCGCCCCGGCATGACCGCCGGCACCGAGATCTCGCTTGGCGAGAAAAAAAACGCGGTCCTCATCCCCATCCTGTCGGTCGTCAACCGCAAGGGTAAGCCCCACGTCGCGGTGAAAAATCCCGCCGGCGGCTTCGACTGGCGAGAGGTCACCACGGGCCTGGACGACGGCGAGCAGATCGAGATCGGGCCTGAGCTCAAAGCCGGCGAGATCGTTTCCAGCCAGCCCACCACACTCATGAGCGACGAGGAGAAGCGAGAAGCGGACGAGGCCACCAAGCCATCTCGCCCATCCCAGCGTCCCTCCGGACGGCGGCCGCTTTCCAGGCCCGAGCAGAACTGA
- a CDS encoding sugar phosphate isomerase/epimerase family protein yields the protein MKSSVTICLVPEALGGPFVYRDSLPTSVARAAALGFDAVEVFPPGAEPEDVDRPLLRRLLTDHGMALAAVGTGAGWVRHKLTLTHEDAGVREEARDFVRRIIDLAGPFHAPAIVGSMQGRHGDGVEKDRALGYLGEALAELGEHAKAYGVPLLFEPLNRYESNLSNTVEDALKLLTASGAENVALLADLFHMNIEEVHIADGLLSGGPRIGHVHFVDSNRRAAGMGHIDFGPIISALRSIRYKGYLSAEALPLPDPEAAARRTIAAFHSLTTG from the coding sequence ATGAAGTCGAGCGTCACGATCTGCCTGGTGCCCGAGGCCCTCGGCGGGCCGTTCGTCTATCGGGATAGCCTGCCCACGTCGGTCGCCCGCGCCGCCGCGCTGGGCTTCGACGCCGTCGAGGTCTTCCCCCCCGGGGCCGAGCCCGAGGACGTCGACCGCCCCCTGCTCCGCCGACTGCTGACCGACCACGGCATGGCACTGGCCGCCGTGGGCACGGGCGCGGGCTGGGTGCGGCACAAGCTCACGCTGACGCATGAGGATGCGGGCGTTCGCGAGGAGGCGCGCGACTTCGTCCGGCGGATCATCGACTTGGCCGGCCCCTTCCACGCACCGGCCATCGTCGGCTCGATGCAGGGGCGGCACGGCGACGGTGTGGAGAAGGATCGGGCGCTGGGATATCTGGGTGAGGCCCTGGCCGAGCTGGGCGAGCACGCCAAGGCGTACGGCGTCCCGCTCCTGTTCGAGCCCCTGAACAGGTACGAGTCGAACCTGTCGAACACGGTCGAGGACGCCTTGAAGCTCCTGACCGCCAGCGGTGCCGAGAACGTGGCGCTGCTGGCCGACCTGTTCCACATGAACATCGAAGAGGTGCACATCGCCGACGGCCTGCTGTCGGGGGGCCCGAGGATCGGCCACGTCCACTTCGTCGACTCCAACCGCAGGGCCGCCGGCATGGGCCACATCGACTTCGGCCCGATCATCTCGGCCCTGCGTTCGATCCGCTACAAAGGGTACCTCTCGGCCGAGGCCCTCCCCCTGCCCGATCCCGAGGCCGCCGCCCGCCGGACCATCGCAGCCTTCCACAGCTTGACGACCGGCTGA
- a CDS encoding aldo/keto reductase: MQFRPLGQTGLDLSWISFGASSLGQEFRPVDLNEAIRSVQVALDLGMNFIDTSPFYGRGMSEVLLGVALRGVPRDRYLLGSKLGRYDRAHFDFSAKRVAESVDVSLQRLGVDYLDVMLCHDIEFVEMSQIVEETLPALELAKEQGKVRFIGISGYPMNIFKYVLDRARLDVVLSYNHYTLQNTMLAGLVPYLQGKGVGIMNAAPFSARLLTNAPLPPWHKATPLVRETCRMAAEHCATAGVDIAQLALQFSLANPDMATCVVGSANPENVRKWVEWAEQPPDPTLLSEVRAILKPIHNWTYVEGRPENNDASSQPELSVEGTGA; encoded by the coding sequence ATGCAGTTCCGGCCGCTTGGACAGACGGGGCTCGACCTTTCCTGGATCAGCTTCGGCGCCTCGTCGCTGGGGCAGGAGTTCCGGCCGGTCGACCTGAATGAGGCGATCAGGTCGGTGCAGGTGGCGCTCGACCTGGGGATGAACTTCATCGACACGTCCCCGTTTTACGGCCGGGGGATGAGCGAGGTCTTGCTGGGCGTCGCCCTGCGCGGGGTGCCTCGCGACCGGTACTTGCTGGGCTCGAAGCTGGGGCGGTACGACCGGGCCCACTTCGACTTCTCGGCGAAGCGCGTGGCCGAGAGCGTGGACGTCAGCCTCCAGCGATTGGGGGTCGACTACCTCGACGTCATGCTCTGCCACGACATCGAGTTCGTCGAGATGTCGCAGATCGTCGAGGAGACGCTGCCGGCCCTGGAGCTTGCCAAGGAGCAGGGGAAGGTGCGGTTCATCGGGATTAGCGGCTATCCGATGAACATCTTCAAGTACGTGCTCGACCGGGCGAGGCTTGATGTGGTGCTGTCTTACAACCACTACACGCTCCAGAACACGATGCTGGCGGGCCTGGTGCCGTACCTTCAAGGCAAGGGAGTGGGCATCATGAACGCCGCGCCGTTCTCGGCCAGGCTGCTGACCAACGCGCCCCTGCCCCCCTGGCACAAGGCGACCCCGCTGGTGCGCGAGACCTGCCGGATGGCGGCCGAGCATTGCGCCACGGCGGGCGTGGACATCGCCCAGCTTGCCTTGCAGTTCTCGCTGGCCAACCCCGACATGGCCACCTGCGTGGTCGGCTCGGCCAACCCCGAGAACGTCCGGAAGTGGGTCGAATGGGCCGAACAGCCCCCCGACCCCACGCTGCTGTCCGAGGTGCGAGCCATCCTCAAGCCCATCCATAATTGGACTTACGTCGAGGGTCGGCCCGAGAATAACGATGCTTCGTCTCAGCCCGAGCTGAGCGTGGAAGGGACCGGAGCATGA
- a CDS encoding zinc-binding alcohol dehydrogenase family protein — translation MKAIQLESPKNFRRLDVPEPESPGPGMALVKVHRVGICGTDVSGYLGKMPFFKYPRIPGHELGVEVIAVGPEVGGIKVGDRCSVEPYMNCGHCHACRKGATNCCATLEVLGVMVDGGLRERFLVRADKLHPSTTLGYDELALVETLAIGCHAVARSGLQAGEPCLIVGAGPIGLASLQFARLAGARTIMLDMNPTRLEFCKASMGAEHILMPSDHLDDDLRALTDDGSLPDVLIDATGSAASMSASFGRVAPTGRVVFVGITTDEVTFRHPIFHRPEGTLFCSRNALPADFRRIIGLIEGGQVDTAPWISHRASFDSLIDVFPGYTKPETGVIKAIVEMDV, via the coding sequence ATGAAGGCCATCCAGCTCGAATCGCCGAAGAATTTCCGCAGGCTCGACGTGCCCGAGCCCGAGTCGCCCGGCCCCGGCATGGCCCTGGTGAAGGTGCACCGCGTGGGGATTTGCGGCACCGACGTGAGCGGGTATCTGGGGAAGATGCCCTTCTTCAAATATCCGCGTATTCCCGGCCATGAGCTGGGCGTCGAGGTGATCGCGGTCGGCCCCGAAGTGGGCGGCATCAAGGTCGGCGACCGCTGCTCGGTCGAGCCTTACATGAACTGCGGCCACTGCCATGCCTGCCGCAAGGGGGCGACCAACTGCTGCGCCACCCTGGAAGTGCTGGGGGTGATGGTCGACGGCGGCCTGCGCGAGCGGTTCCTGGTGCGGGCCGACAAGCTTCACCCTTCGACGACACTGGGATACGACGAGCTGGCCCTGGTCGAGACGCTGGCCATCGGCTGCCACGCGGTGGCCAGGTCCGGGTTGCAGGCGGGGGAGCCCTGCCTGATCGTGGGGGCCGGGCCGATCGGGCTGGCGAGCCTGCAATTCGCCAGGCTGGCAGGGGCCCGGACGATCATGCTGGACATGAACCCGACGCGGCTGGAATTCTGCAAGGCGTCGATGGGGGCCGAGCATATCCTGATGCCTTCGGACCACCTGGACGACGACCTGCGGGCACTGACCGACGACGGCAGCCTGCCGGACGTCCTGATCGACGCGACCGGGTCGGCCGCGTCGATGTCGGCGTCGTTCGGGCGGGTGGCGCCCACGGGGCGGGTCGTGTTCGTGGGGATCACCACCGACGAGGTGACGTTCCGCCACCCGATCTTCCACCGGCCAGAGGGGACCTTGTTCTGTTCGCGCAACGCCCTGCCGGCCGACTTCCGCCGGATCATCGGGCTGATCGAGGGGGGGCAGGTCGACACGGCCCCCTGGATCTCGCATCGGGCGTCATTTGATTCCTTGATCGACGTCTTCCCCGGCTACACGAAGCCCGAGACCGGGGTGATCAAGGCGATCGTCGAGATGGATGTTTGA